Proteins encoded in a region of the Bacillota bacterium genome:
- a CDS encoding helix-turn-helix transcriptional regulator: MIDLAQLRKTRGLTQQDLAQRVGISQPFLSQLERGQQKLSGKSAQKLGAIFGIEPDALMRNHEEFRVLAMWIDILVDVAAYDPEDWAFELFHAEYSPALGALHAALEAAGGDEKAHPRLEWAVRRIKENLGVVFRWARLLRVPGHEVPPEELKRKRDALSKQAIVHLRKQIKESREHKLEEIRARFTECFKEPSGE, translated from the coding sequence GTGATTGATCTGGCGCAACTGCGGAAAACTCGGGGGCTGACCCAGCAGGATCTGGCCCAACGGGTGGGCATAAGCCAACCTTTCCTATCTCAGCTAGAACGGGGGCAACAGAAACTGAGCGGGAAGTCGGCCCAAAAGCTCGGGGCCATTTTCGGCATCGAACCTGACGCGCTGATGAGGAACCACGAGGAGTTCAGGGTACTAGCGATGTGGATTGACATCCTAGTGGATGTTGCCGCCTACGACCCGGAGGATTGGGCCTTCGAACTCTTCCACGCGGAATATTCCCCTGCGTTGGGTGCCCTTCACGCGGCGCTGGAGGCTGCCGGCGGCGATGAGAAGGCTCATCCCAGGCTGGAGTGGGCAGTTCGCCGAATCAAGGAGAATCTCGGGGTCGTGTTCAGGTGGGCACGGCTCTTGAGGGTTCCAGGCCACGAGGTGCCCCCCGAGGAATTAAAGAGGAAGAGAGACGCCCTATCAAAGCAAGCGATTGTTCATCTTAGAAAGCAGATCAAAGAAAGTCGGGAGCACAAGCTCGAGGAGATCCGGGCGCGTTTCACCGAGTGCTTCAAGGAACCCAGCGGGGAGTAA
- a CDS encoding helix-turn-helix domain-containing protein, translated as MMEQRDTRGLLLTIPEMAKILRISRNHAYALAHRKDGPPVLCLGRALRVPTVGLERWIEAEAEKRVLK; from the coding sequence ATGATGGAGCAGCGCGACACCAGGGGGCTCTTGCTCACAATACCGGAGATGGCCAAAATCCTTCGCATTTCCCGGAATCATGCCTACGCTTTGGCACACCGGAAGGATGGCCCTCCTGTGCTTTGCCTTGGCCGTGCTCTCAGGGTTCCAACAGTAGGGCTTGAACGCTGGATTGAGGCCGAAGCCGAAAAACGGGTTTTAAAGTAG
- a CDS encoding CHC2 zinc finger domain-containing protein, with protein sequence MISFYAPTLGLRRRGSRWSGVCPFHPEQAPSFVVFEDKRFHCFGCQAHGDAVDFVSTLLGISSLEAAKRIGVDFGLLRSSGRTRHRPNPAVLEEQQLARAFKDKANAVYQDLCLLFRALHRIRPHNMKEVPGLVADVGFIEHVLDLLSSRDPEEQVHGWRLSRRWLPW encoded by the coding sequence GTGATCTCCTTCTATGCACCCACTCTGGGCCTTCGGAGGCGCGGTTCTCGGTGGTCTGGCGTTTGCCCTTTCCACCCTGAACAAGCGCCTTCCTTCGTGGTGTTCGAGGACAAGCGCTTTCATTGTTTTGGGTGTCAGGCCCACGGAGATGCCGTGGACTTCGTTTCGACTCTCCTGGGCATCTCTTCCCTGGAGGCGGCCAAGCGGATAGGCGTGGACTTCGGCCTCTTGCGGTCCTCCGGGAGGACCCGACACCGGCCTAACCCGGCGGTCCTGGAGGAACAGCAATTGGCGCGGGCTTTCAAGGACAAGGCGAACGCTGTCTACCAGGACCTCTGCCTTCTCTTTCGGGCACTCCACCGAATACGTCCGCACAACATGAAAGAAGTCCCAGGTCTTGTTGCCGATGTGGGTTTCATCGAGCATGTCTTGGACCTCTTGTCCTCCCGCGACCCCGAGGAACAGGTTCATGGCTGGCGGCTTTCCCGGAGGTGGTTGCCTTGGTAG